From the Flavobacterium gyeonganense genome, the window GTTGTCGAAAAAAGGCATAATATCTCCGGTATAACCCGCACTGTAATATGGGTCGTTTGCGCCCATCCATTGCGCGGGCGGAACAGGAAAAACACTAGTTATTTCAGAATTTCCTCCTGAAATCGAACCTCCAATATACGTTTCATCCTGACTGCACGAAACCAGCGAAAAGAAAACGAAGGCGATTGTTATTATATTTCTATATTTCATTTTATTAAATTCAAAGTGATTTATTTTGCCGCTAAATAATTGATACTATTTTGTGTTAGCAGTTTTATGTTTGCAATAAACTCATTGGCCTGACTTGGCACACCGCTGCTATTGGTTTCATTGTACCAATCATAAGCTCCCATAGAAATAACAATTACATTTTTATTTGTACTCGTGTTCGGGAATTCTGCAATTGTTACTCTTCCGTTCAGTTCATTATCCCAGGCTTCACTTGCCAGATTGGTTCCTCCTGTCTGGTTTCTCCAACCTTCCCCATTATTGTATCCGCCCCATTCTGGTAAAAACCACCACGCTGTATGATTTAATCTGAAAGTTCCGCTTTGTAATAAATTGGCTTTTCCAGCTTCAAAAGTGGTTAAACCCTGAAAGATTGGATGACCTTCATGACCAACGAATGACATTCCCCACGAATTATCATCAACAAATCCGTTTGGAGGGAAATCACCAAAAACATTATTCGGTCCTTTTCCTGATGGAACAATCCCTAATGCATCAACATATTGCGAAGCAAAAGAAGTCAAAAGCAGGTTTCCTCCATTTGTTCTGAAATTTTTCAATGCATTTGTAACCGCAGGATTATAAGCTACAGAAGGTAAATTTGTAGCCGAATCAAAGTGCCACCAAATCACATCGATATCACTTAAATCGGCACCGTTTTGTATACTTTCGAAAGAAATATATTTAGCTCCCGGGAAATTATCAAATAACCAGTTTGATGCTGTAACTTCATCCATATTTGTGATTCCTGATCTTGTAGCCGCAGTTCCTAAAAACGCCACAGTTAATCCTGTTACCGGAACTCCGACATTTGCTGTATAATTAACGCTTTTTCCGTTTGATGTTATTACAAAAGTAACTGCATTTGTAAAATCAACTGTTGCTCCTGAAGCCGGTGAAATCGTAACACCAGCAGTTGTTTCAATTACTGGTTTTAGTGCTGTCAAATCTGTATTTTCAGGAAGCGTCATATTAATGGTTTTACTAATGTCGTTTACAGTCGCCGCAACACCGTTAATCGTAAAACTCTTAATCGGACTTAAAACGGTTGTGGTTACCGTATAATCTTTATATAAATTGCCATTAACCACTCTGAATTTTACCGGATTTGTAAAAT encodes:
- a CDS encoding DUF4960 domain-containing protein gives rise to the protein MKKALNKYWTKVSIILAMIFMITACENNFETGGFDLSSPSNVLSFKLNGVSGSIDQTTGKITVVMPYGSDITAIKPEVVFVEGATSNPELNSAMNFTNPVKFRVVNGNLYKDYTVTTTVLSPIKSFTINGVAATVNDISKTINMTLPENTDLTALKPVIETTAGVTISPASGATVDFTNAVTFVITSNGKSVNYTANVGVPVTGLTVAFLGTAATRSGITNMDEVTASNWLFDNFPGAKYISFESIQNGADLSDIDVIWWHFDSATNLPSVAYNPAVTNALKNFRTNGGNLLLTSFASQYVDALGIVPSGKGPNNVFGDFPPNGFVDDNSWGMSFVGHEGHPIFQGLTTFEAGKANLLQSGTFRLNHTAWWFLPEWGGYNNGEGWRNQTGGTNLASEAWDNELNGRVTIAEFPNTSTNKNVIVISMGAYDWYNETNSSGVPSQANEFIANIKLLTQNSINYLAAK